Proteins from a single region of Caloramator sp. E03:
- a CDS encoding TetR/AcrR family transcriptional regulator — protein sequence MKKKTSRAKQAEITKNKIYNCGVKLIRKHGFDNVTVEEIAKQAGVSVGTYYYYFESKFELFSEIYKRADDYFLKEVADKFESKDCKGKILEFFDKYAEYNCLDGIDMIKKLYTSDNKMFITKGRAMQRILEKIIDEGQRNGEIINSESPAEITRMLFIVARGVVYNWCLNDGAIDLKDEMRKIIAAMLNGLCNSKIDM from the coding sequence ATGAAGAAAAAGACTAGTCGTGCTAAGCAAGCAGAGATTACAAAGAACAAAATCTATAACTGCGGAGTAAAGCTTATTCGTAAGCACGGCTTTGACAATGTAACGGTAGAGGAGATTGCAAAACAAGCAGGGGTTTCTGTCGGGACATACTATTATTATTTTGAGTCTAAATTTGAGCTTTTTAGTGAAATATATAAAAGAGCAGATGATTATTTCTTAAAAGAAGTAGCTGATAAATTTGAATCGAAAGACTGTAAAGGAAAGATATTAGAGTTTTTTGATAAGTATGCTGAATATAACTGTTTAGATGGAATAGATATGATAAAAAAACTTTATACTTCTGATAATAAAATGTTTATTACAAAAGGACGTGCTATGCAAAGAATTCTTGAGAAGATTATCGATGAAGGGCAGCGTAATGGAGAGATTATAAATTCAGAATCACCGGCAGAGATAACTAGAATGCTTTTTATTGTTGCAAGAGGTGTTGTATACAATTGGTGCCTTAATGATGGTGCAATCGATTTGAAAGATGAAATGAGAAAAATAATTGCTGCAATGTTAAATGGATTGTGTAATAGCAAGATAGATATGTAG
- a CDS encoding FAD-dependent oxidoreductase: MAYKYKKLFESVKIGSIEIKNRFAMAPMGPLGLADAEGGFNQRGIEYYTARARGGTGLIITGVTFVDNEIEQHGMPNVPCSTHNPVHFVRTSRELTERVHAYDSKIFLQMSGGFGRVTIPTNLGEYPPVAPSPIPHRWLDKTCRELTKEEIRTIVKKFGDGAYNAKRAGFDGVEIHAVHEGYLIDQFAISFFNHRTDEYGGSLENRLRFAKEIVEEIKSRCGKDFPVILRYSPKSFIKDWRKGALPGEEFEEKGRDIPEGIEAAKLLVSYGYDALDVDVGSYDSWWWSHPPMYQKKGLYIPYAKIIKEVVDVPVLCAGRMDNPDLALDAVESGACDIISLGRPLLADPDYVNKLRSGKIADIRPCLSCQEGCMGRIQEYSALNCAVNPAACREKDAELTIALNKKKVLIVGGGVAGCEAARVLALRGHEPVIYEKSSCLGGNLIPGGAPDFKEDDIALIAWYEHTLKELNVEVKYNVEVTPEIVREANADVVIIATGSKPKVLDLGCNDKVFQAADVLTMKADPGNDVIVVGGGLVGCELALWLAQNKKNVTIVELQDKLLAVNGPLCHANSDMLKELIPFNGIKVLTSSKVIEATPNGAVVDVNGNKQEIKADSIVLAVGYDSENTLYNELKYEIEKIYLIGDARKVANIMYAIWDAYEVAANI; encoded by the coding sequence ATGGCGTATAAATATAAGAAATTATTTGAATCAGTAAAGATTGGATCTATTGAAATAAAGAACCGCTTTGCGATGGCGCCAATGGGTCCTTTAGGATTAGCTGATGCTGAAGGTGGTTTTAACCAAAGAGGTATAGAATATTATACAGCCCGTGCACGTGGAGGTACCGGACTTATTATTACAGGCGTTACTTTTGTTGATAATGAAATTGAGCAGCACGGAATGCCAAATGTTCCTTGTTCTACTCATAATCCAGTTCACTTCGTTAGAACAAGCAGAGAATTGACTGAAAGGGTTCATGCTTATGATTCTAAAATTTTTCTACAGATGAGTGGTGGATTTGGAAGAGTAACAATACCTACAAATTTAGGAGAATATCCACCTGTAGCACCTTCCCCTATTCCTCATCGTTGGCTTGATAAAACTTGCAGAGAATTAACAAAAGAAGAAATACGCACTATTGTTAAAAAATTCGGCGATGGAGCTTATAATGCAAAAAGAGCTGGGTTTGATGGTGTTGAAATCCATGCAGTTCATGAAGGATATTTAATAGACCAGTTTGCAATATCATTTTTTAATCACCGTACAGATGAATATGGTGGATCTTTAGAAAACAGATTAAGATTTGCGAAAGAAATTGTTGAAGAAATTAAATCAAGATGTGGAAAAGACTTCCCTGTAATTTTAAGATATAGCCCAAAGAGCTTTATTAAAGATTGGAGAAAAGGAGCTTTACCAGGGGAAGAGTTTGAAGAGAAAGGAAGAGATATTCCTGAGGGAATTGAGGCAGCAAAATTACTTGTATCCTATGGATATGATGCTTTAGATGTTGATGTAGGAAGCTATGATTCATGGTGGTGGAGCCATCCCCCAATGTATCAAAAGAAAGGTCTTTACATTCCTTATGCAAAAATAATAAAAGAAGTAGTTGATGTGCCTGTATTATGTGCTGGAAGGATGGACAACCCTGATTTAGCTTTAGATGCTGTTGAAAGTGGAGCTTGTGATATTATTAGTCTTGGACGTCCATTATTAGCTGATCCTGATTATGTGAATAAGCTTCGCTCAGGTAAAATTGCAGATATACGCCCATGCTTATCATGCCAGGAAGGATGCATGGGAAGAATACAGGAGTATTCAGCTCTAAACTGTGCTGTAAATCCAGCAGCATGTAGAGAAAAAGATGCAGAACTTACAATAGCATTAAATAAGAAAAAAGTACTTATTGTAGGTGGAGGAGTAGCTGGCTGCGAAGCTGCAAGAGTTTTAGCTTTAAGAGGACATGAACCTGTGATATATGAAAAGAGCAGCTGTTTAGGTGGAAATCTAATACCAGGAGGAGCTCCAGATTTTAAAGAAGATGATATAGCCTTAATTGCTTGGTATGAACATACTCTAAAGGAATTAAATGTAGAAGTAAAATATAATGTCGAAGTTACACCAGAAATCGTTAGAGAAGCTAATGCAGATGTAGTTATTATTGCTACAGGCTCAAAACCAAAGGTTCTTGATTTGGGATGTAATGACAAGGTATTCCAAGCTGCAGATGTATTAACTATGAAGGCTGATCCAGGAAATGATGTAATTGTTGTTGGTGGAGGATTAGTTGGTTGCGAACTTGCATTGTGGCTTGCACAAAATAAAAAGAATGTTACTATAGTTGAATTACAGGATAAACTTTTAGCTGTAAATGGGCCTTTATGTCATGCTAACTCAGATATGTTAAAAGAATTGATACCATTTAATGGTATTAAAGTATTGACTTCATCTAAGGTTATAGAAGCAACCCCAAATGGTGCAGTTGTAGATGTAAATGGAAATAAGCAGGAAATAAAGGCGGATAGCATTGTACTAGCTGTTGGATATGATTCAGAAAACACGTTATACAATGAACTTAAATATGAGATAGAAAAGATTTATCTAATTGGAGATGCTCGAAAAGTTGCAAACATAATGTATGCAATCTGGGATGCTTATGAAGTTGCAGCTAATATATAA
- the pflA gene encoding pyruvate formate-lyase-activating protein: MRACIHSIETFGTLDGPGIRNVIFFQGCPLRCLYCHNPDTRFIKEPNYNLKELLDFVVKYKPYFKASNGGVTASGGEPTMQAGFLTEFFKACKENDINTALDTCGYVDIDTAKLIIPYTDIVLLDIKHLDENICIKLTGKTNKKALELLEYLEEEKKDVYLRQVLIPEWTSSIDYIKELGRFINKYKCIKKLELLPYHKIGETKWNNIGLEPPFKDVPPFPYKRAKEYASILRDEFDLNVV, from the coding sequence ATGAGAGCTTGTATACACTCAATTGAGACTTTTGGAACATTAGATGGTCCAGGGATTAGGAATGTTATATTTTTTCAGGGCTGTCCATTAAGGTGTCTTTACTGCCACAATCCTGACACAAGATTTATAAAGGAGCCTAACTACAATTTAAAGGAGCTTTTGGATTTTGTAGTTAAATATAAGCCCTATTTTAAAGCTTCAAACGGTGGGGTTACTGCAAGTGGAGGAGAACCTACAATGCAGGCAGGATTTTTGACTGAATTTTTTAAGGCTTGTAAAGAAAATGATATAAATACAGCCCTTGATACTTGCGGATATGTTGATATAGATACAGCTAAATTGATAATTCCATATACTGATATTGTACTTTTAGATATTAAGCATCTTGATGAAAATATATGTATAAAGCTTACAGGTAAAACAAATAAGAAGGCTTTAGAGCTTTTGGAATATTTAGAGGAAGAAAAAAAAGATGTTTATTTAAGGCAAGTTCTAATCCCTGAATGGACATCTTCCATTGATTATATAAAAGAACTTGGAAGATTTATTAATAAATATAAATGCATAAAAAAATTAGAGCTATTACCATACCATAAAATAGGTGAAACAAAATGGAATAATATAGGCCTTGAACCTCCTTTTAAAGATGTTCCTCCATTTCCTTATAAAAGAGCTAAGGAATATGCATCTATTTTAAGAGATGAATTTGATTTAAATGTGGTATAA
- the pflB gene encoding formate C-acetyltransferase yields the protein MFEKEWRDFKEGTWKNEIDVRNFIQCNFTPYYGDESFLEKPSQKTLKLWDKCKALLKEELENGGVLDIDTERISGITSYPSGYIDKELETIYGLQADKPLKRIVNPYGGIRMAKQAVSAYGFSLNPNVEEIFTKYRKTHNQGVFDVYTDDIKKARKNGVITGLPDAYGRGRIIGDYRRVALYGVDFLIEKKLQDYQKLNEINEETIRLREEVCEQIKALNELKEMAEEYGFDISKPAKNAIEAVQWLYFAYLSAIKEQNGAAMSLGRTSTFLDIYIERDLKEGTIDEKMAQEIIDQFIIKLRLARELRTPEYNELFAGDPLWITESIGGVGEDKRPLVTKTSFRYLHSLINLGPAPEPNLTVLWSEDLPENFKKYCSKISVETSSIQYENDDLMRPYHGDDYGIACCVSAMTLGKQMQFFGARCNIAKTLLLALNEGKDEMSGTLIVPGIEPLNDEVLDYEKVMNNFNKVLDWVTKVYVDAMNIIHYMHDKYAYERIMMALHDTNVERLMAFGIAGLSVAADSLSAIKYVKVKPVRDERGIAYNFIIDGQYPCYGNDDDRADEIAVAITKLFYEKISRFKLYRGAIPTLSILTITSNVVYGKKTGATPDGRAAKTPFAPGANPMAGRDKKGVLAFLNSVSKISYDTCRDGISCTLNLIPEGLGKEYNDRINNLKAILDGYFYNKGHHLNVNVISRETLLDAMENPLKYPQLTIRVSGYAVNFNRLTEEQKKEVIGRTFHNNM from the coding sequence ATGTTTGAAAAAGAATGGAGAGATTTTAAAGAAGGAACATGGAAAAATGAAATTGATGTTAGAAATTTTATTCAGTGCAATTTTACTCCATACTATGGTGATGAATCTTTCCTTGAAAAACCTTCACAAAAAACCCTAAAGCTTTGGGACAAATGTAAAGCTCTTTTAAAGGAAGAACTTGAAAATGGGGGAGTTTTAGATATTGATACAGAAAGAATAAGTGGAATTACGTCATATCCTTCAGGATATATTGATAAAGAGCTTGAGACAATATATGGTCTTCAGGCTGATAAACCTCTAAAGAGGATTGTAAACCCTTACGGTGGAATTAGAATGGCAAAACAGGCTGTAAGTGCTTATGGGTTTAGTCTTAATCCTAATGTTGAAGAAATTTTTACAAAGTATAGAAAGACGCATAATCAAGGAGTATTTGATGTTTATACCGATGATATAAAAAAAGCTAGAAAAAATGGTGTTATAACAGGGCTTCCGGATGCTTACGGGAGAGGAAGAATAATAGGAGATTACAGAAGAGTTGCACTTTACGGAGTAGACTTTTTAATAGAAAAGAAGCTGCAGGATTATCAGAAACTTAATGAAATAAATGAGGAAACTATAAGGCTTAGGGAAGAGGTATGTGAACAAATAAAAGCATTAAATGAACTTAAAGAAATGGCAGAAGAATATGGATTTGATATATCAAAACCAGCTAAAAATGCAATAGAGGCTGTTCAGTGGCTATACTTTGCATATCTGTCTGCAATAAAAGAGCAAAACGGTGCTGCAATGTCCCTTGGAAGAACAAGTACTTTCCTTGATATATATATTGAAAGGGATTTAAAAGAGGGAACGATAGATGAAAAAATGGCTCAGGAGATAATAGACCAGTTTATCATAAAGCTTCGACTTGCAAGGGAGCTTAGGACACCTGAATATAATGAGCTTTTTGCAGGAGATCCCCTTTGGATTACAGAATCTATAGGAGGAGTTGGAGAAGATAAAAGACCTCTTGTTACAAAAACAAGTTTTAGATATCTTCACTCACTTATAAACCTTGGACCAGCTCCAGAGCCGAATCTAACTGTTTTATGGTCTGAGGATCTTCCAGAAAACTTTAAAAAGTACTGTAGTAAGATATCTGTTGAAACAAGCTCAATTCAATATGAAAACGATGATTTAATGAGACCTTATCATGGGGATGATTATGGCATTGCATGTTGTGTTTCAGCTATGACACTTGGAAAGCAGATGCAGTTTTTTGGGGCAAGATGCAACATTGCAAAAACCCTTCTTCTTGCTTTAAATGAGGGAAAGGATGAAATGAGTGGTACCCTCATAGTACCTGGTATAGAGCCTTTAAATGATGAAGTCCTCGATTATGAAAAAGTGATGAATAATTTTAATAAAGTACTTGATTGGGTAACAAAAGTTTATGTAGACGCTATGAATATAATTCATTATATGCATGATAAATATGCCTATGAAAGAATAATGATGGCACTTCATGATACTAATGTTGAGAGGCTTATGGCCTTTGGAATTGCTGGTCTTTCTGTTGCTGCAGATTCATTAAGTGCAATAAAATATGTAAAGGTAAAACCTGTTAGAGACGAAAGAGGAATAGCATATAACTTTATAATTGATGGCCAATATCCATGCTATGGAAATGATGACGACCGTGCTGATGAAATTGCAGTTGCTATTACAAAACTTTTTTATGAAAAAATAAGCAGATTTAAGCTGTACAGAGGAGCAATTCCTACTCTTTCAATACTTACTATAACCTCCAACGTTGTATATGGCAAAAAAACTGGTGCAACACCTGATGGAAGAGCTGCAAAAACTCCCTTTGCACCTGGTGCAAATCCTATGGCAGGAAGAGATAAAAAAGGAGTTTTAGCATTTTTAAATTCAGTTTCAAAAATATCTTATGATACTTGCAGGGACGGTATTTCCTGCACATTAAATTTAATACCAGAAGGGTTAGGAAAAGAATATAACGATAGAATAAATAACTTAAAGGCTATTTTAGATGGTTATTTTTACAATAAAGGGCATCATCTTAATGTAAATGTGATATCAAGAGAAACTTTATTGGATGCTATGGAGAATCCTTTAAAGTATCCCCAGCTTACAATAAGAGTTTCAGGATATGCAGTTAATTTTAATAGATTGACTGAAGAACAGAAAAAGGAAGTTATAGGGAGAACATTTCATAATAATATGTAG
- a CDS encoding pyruvate carboxylase has translation MKKFKRVLVANRGEIAIRIFRACHELGIRTVAIYSNEDKCALFRTKADESYLIGQNKGPIEAYLSIDEIINLAIKKGVDAIHPGYGFLSENPEFARKCEEAGIEFIGPTADMMDKLGDKIKCKLVAKAAGVPTIPGVEKPITSEEKAIEFARQCGYPVMLKAAAGGGGRGMRIVRSEDELINAFNSARSEAKKAFGIDDIFIEKYLEGPKHIEVQILGDKYGNIVHLYERDCSIQRRHQKLIEYTPAFSLPKEKRDEICSDALKIAKAVGYRSAGTLEFLVDKYGNHYFIEMNPRIQVEHTVTEMVTGIDIVQSQILIAQGYPLHSKEIGIASQEDIKVNGYSIQCRITTEDPSNSFAPDTGKIDVYRTGSGFGIRLDGGNGFTGSIITPYYDSLLVKIISHSRTFEDAVRKAVRSIKETTISGVKTNSAFLINVLTHEKFLKGDCDTSFISQNPQLLDVRPREDKELKILKFIGDKVVNETKGVKKEFDVPVVPNVERPQNQIGTKQILDEKGPMGVVEWIKSQNKLLLTDTTMRDAHQSLMATRLRTVDMLKIAKATSVLAGDLFSLEMWGGATFDVSYRFLKESPWERLEKLRAKIPNILFQMLLRGSNAVGYKNYPDNVIREFVKESARSGIDVFRIFDSLNWLKGMEVALDEVLKTGKIAEVCMCYTGDILDEKRDKYTLEYYIKMAKEIEKMGAHILGIKDMAALLKPHAAYKLIKALKEEISIPIHLHTHDTSGNGVATVLLAAEAGVDIADCAFNSMSGLTSQPALNSIVAALKNTKRDTGINLDDIQVICDYWNDVRPVYMQFESGLKSSAAEIYKYEIPGGQYSNLKPQVESFGLGHKFHEIKEMYKKVNDMLGDIVKVTPSSKVVGDLAIFMVKNDLTPENICEKAKDMAFPDSVVDYFKGMMGQPQWGFPKELQEIVLKGEKPITCRPGELLEPEDFDKIKNLLKEKFNIEPTMKDALSYALYPKVFEEYLKYVREFGDLSRIGSDIFFHGLYEGETCEVEIAEGKVLVIKLLEIGKIDSEGLRTVAFEVNGNRREIKIKDKAISAKSEIKTVEMADPENKFEIGASIPGTVLKLLVKEGEDVKKNQTIMVIEAMKMETNITAPFDAKIESIKVKEGQQVRTGELLVVLK, from the coding sequence ATTAAAAAATTCAAGAGGGTTCTTGTTGCAAACAGAGGAGAAATTGCAATAAGAATATTCAGAGCTTGTCATGAACTTGGCATAAGAACAGTTGCAATATACTCTAATGAAGATAAATGTGCTCTTTTTAGAACAAAGGCTGATGAATCATATCTTATAGGACAAAACAAGGGGCCTATTGAGGCCTACCTTAGCATAGATGAGATAATAAACCTTGCAATAAAAAAAGGCGTTGATGCTATACACCCAGGCTATGGTTTTTTATCTGAAAATCCTGAATTTGCAAGAAAATGTGAAGAAGCAGGAATAGAATTTATAGGACCTACCGCTGATATGATGGATAAACTTGGGGATAAGATAAAGTGTAAATTAGTTGCAAAAGCTGCAGGGGTTCCTACAATTCCAGGCGTTGAAAAGCCTATAACATCAGAGGAAAAAGCCATAGAATTTGCAAGACAGTGTGGATACCCTGTAATGCTAAAGGCTGCAGCTGGCGGTGGAGGCAGGGGTATGAGAATTGTAAGGAGTGAGGATGAGCTTATTAATGCTTTTAATAGTGCAAGAAGTGAGGCAAAAAAAGCCTTTGGAATTGATGATATATTTATTGAAAAATACCTTGAGGGGCCAAAACATATAGAAGTACAGATTCTTGGAGATAAATATGGAAACATAGTACATCTATATGAGAGGGACTGCTCGATACAAAGAAGGCACCAAAAGCTAATAGAATATACGCCTGCCTTTTCACTTCCTAAGGAAAAGAGGGATGAAATATGCTCTGATGCATTAAAAATTGCAAAAGCTGTTGGCTATAGAAGTGCTGGTACGCTAGAATTTCTTGTTGACAAATACGGAAATCACTACTTTATTGAAATGAACCCAAGAATACAGGTTGAGCATACAGTAACTGAGATGGTAACAGGAATAGATATAGTTCAGAGCCAGATATTAATAGCTCAGGGTTATCCTTTACATTCAAAAGAAATAGGAATAGCATCTCAAGAGGACATAAAAGTTAATGGATATTCAATACAATGCAGAATTACAACAGAGGATCCTTCAAACAGCTTTGCACCTGATACAGGTAAAATAGATGTATATAGAACTGGCTCCGGATTCGGAATAAGGCTTGATGGAGGAAACGGTTTTACAGGCTCTATTATAACCCCATATTATGACAGCCTTCTTGTAAAGATAATATCCCACTCAAGAACCTTTGAGGATGCAGTAAGAAAGGCAGTACGTTCAATTAAGGAGACGACTATTAGTGGGGTTAAAACTAATTCGGCCTTTTTAATAAATGTACTGACCCATGAAAAGTTCTTAAAAGGTGATTGCGATACTTCCTTTATCTCTCAAAACCCACAGCTCCTTGATGTAAGACCAAGAGAAGATAAAGAACTTAAAATATTAAAATTTATTGGGGATAAAGTTGTAAATGAAACAAAAGGTGTTAAAAAAGAATTTGATGTTCCGGTAGTTCCAAATGTTGAAAGGCCTCAAAATCAAATAGGCACTAAGCAGATACTCGATGAAAAAGGTCCAATGGGCGTTGTTGAATGGATAAAATCTCAAAATAAGCTTTTATTAACTGATACAACTATGAGGGACGCCCATCAGTCCCTTATGGCAACAAGGCTAAGAACAGTAGATATGCTAAAAATAGCAAAGGCAACTTCAGTCCTTGCAGGAGATCTTTTCTCTCTTGAGATGTGGGGCGGTGCTACTTTTGATGTTTCCTACAGATTTTTAAAAGAGTCGCCTTGGGAGAGGCTCGAAAAGCTAAGAGCAAAGATTCCAAATATATTATTCCAAATGCTTCTTAGAGGTTCAAATGCAGTAGGATACAAAAACTACCCAGATAACGTTATAAGGGAATTTGTAAAAGAATCTGCAAGAAGTGGGATAGACGTATTTAGAATATTTGATTCATTAAACTGGCTAAAAGGTATGGAAGTAGCTTTAGACGAGGTTTTAAAAACAGGTAAAATAGCTGAAGTTTGTATGTGTTATACTGGGGATATACTTGATGAAAAAAGAGATAAGTATACATTGGAATATTATATAAAGATGGCAAAGGAAATAGAGAAGATGGGTGCCCATATACTTGGAATAAAGGATATGGCAGCACTTTTAAAGCCCCATGCAGCATATAAACTAATTAAAGCTCTTAAAGAAGAAATTTCAATACCAATACATCTTCACACTCACGATACAAGTGGTAATGGAGTTGCAACGGTGCTTTTAGCTGCTGAGGCAGGAGTTGATATTGCTGATTGTGCATTTAACAGCATGTCAGGCCTTACAAGTCAGCCTGCACTAAACTCAATAGTTGCAGCTTTAAAAAATACAAAGAGAGATACAGGAATAAATCTTGATGATATACAAGTTATATGCGACTACTGGAATGATGTAAGGCCTGTATATATGCAATTTGAATCAGGGCTTAAATCCTCAGCTGCAGAAATATATAAATATGAAATACCAGGGGGTCAGTATTCTAATTTAAAACCTCAGGTTGAAAGCTTTGGCCTTGGACACAAATTCCATGAAATTAAGGAAATGTATAAAAAGGTTAATGACATGCTTGGAGATATTGTAAAGGTTACCCCATCATCTAAAGTTGTAGGAGATCTTGCAATATTTATGGTAAAAAATGATCTAACTCCTGAAAATATATGTGAAAAAGCAAAGGATATGGCCTTTCCAGATTCAGTTGTTGATTATTTTAAAGGAATGATGGGTCAGCCGCAATGGGGATTTCCAAAGGAGCTTCAAGAGATTGTTTTAAAGGGTGAAAAGCCAATAACTTGCAGGCCTGGAGAACTTTTAGAGCCTGAAGATTTTGATAAAATAAAAAATCTTCTAAAAGAGAAGTTTAACATAGAGCCTACAATGAAGGATGCTTTAAGCTATGCTCTATATCCTAAAGTTTTTGAGGAGTATTTAAAATATGTAAGAGAATTTGGGGATTTGAGCAGAATTGGGAGCGATATATTCTTCCATGGGCTCTATGAAGGAGAAACCTGTGAGGTTGAAATAGCAGAAGGTAAAGTTTTGGTTATAAAGCTTCTTGAGATTGGAAAAATTGATAGTGAAGGATTAAGAACAGTTGCTTTTGAGGTGAATGGAAACAGAAGAGAGATAAAGATTAAGGATAAGGCAATAAGTGCTAAAAGTGAAATTAAAACTGTAGAGATGGCAGATCCTGAAAATAAGTTTGAAATAGGAGCAAGTATCCCAGGAACAGTTTTAAAGCTTCTTGTGAAAGAAGGAGAAGATGTTAAAAAGAACCAGACAATCATGGTGATTGAAGCTATGAAGATGGAAACAAACATTACAGCTCCCTTTGATGCAAAAATTGAAAGTATAAAGGTAAAAGAAGGGCAGCAGGTTAGAACAGGTGAATTATTAGTAGTATTAAAATAG
- a CDS encoding asparaginase codes for MKKILLIATGGTIASAIGAEGLAPAVTANKLLEYVEDVKSYCQIDSVQLLNIDSTNMKPEYWIKIAKHIEEKYNKYDGFVITHGTDTMAFTAAALSYMIQNLDKPVVITGAQKPISAKETDGIKNLIDAIKFSCEDVGGVFVVFDRKVILGTRATKLRTRSYNAFESINYPYIAFIEDGNIKYNKLDIIKKSEDGPKFIITMCSNVFLLKLIPGLEPQILDYIKDKYEGLIIESYGSGGIPFEDEKNMLPKLKELVDKGIAVVVTTQVILEGSDLSLYEVGQKALKTPVIPAFDMTREAAVVKLMWALGQSKELKRVKEIFLTPIKDDFIY; via the coding sequence ATGAAGAAAATTCTTTTAATTGCAACGGGAGGGACAATAGCTTCAGCTATTGGTGCAGAAGGTCTTGCCCCTGCAGTTACAGCAAATAAACTTTTAGAATATGTTGAAGATGTCAAAAGTTATTGTCAGATTGATTCTGTGCAGCTTCTTAATATTGACAGTACTAATATGAAACCAGAATATTGGATAAAAATAGCAAAACATATAGAAGAAAAATATAATAAATATGATGGATTTGTAATAACACATGGGACTGATACTATGGCCTTTACTGCAGCAGCCCTTTCATATATGATACAAAACCTTGATAAACCAGTTGTTATAACAGGAGCCCAAAAGCCTATATCAGCAAAAGAGACTGATGGAATTAAAAATTTAATTGACGCAATAAAATTTTCCTGTGAAGATGTAGGCGGAGTCTTTGTTGTTTTTGATAGGAAGGTTATTTTAGGTACAAGAGCAACAAAACTTAGAACAAGAAGCTATAATGCCTTTGAAAGCATAAATTATCCTTATATTGCATTTATTGAAGATGGAAATATAAAATATAATAAATTAGATATTATAAAAAAATCAGAGGATGGACCTAAATTTATTATTACAATGTGCTCTAATGTTTTTCTTTTAAAGCTAATTCCTGGATTAGAACCACAGATACTCGATTATATAAAGGATAAATATGAAGGATTGATTATTGAAAGTTATGGAAGTGGAGGAATACCTTTTGAGGATGAAAAAAACATGCTTCCAAAATTAAAGGAGCTTGTTGATAAAGGTATTGCAGTTGTAGTTACAACACAGGTTATACTTGAAGGAAGTGATCTTAGCCTATATGAAGTTGGACAAAAAGCTCTTAAAACACCTGTCATACCTGCCTTTGATATGACAAGGGAAGCTGCTGTAGTAAAACTTATGTGGGCTTTAGGTCAGTCAAAGGAATTAAAAAGAGTTAAAGAAATATTTTTAACTCCAATAAAGGATGACTTTATATATTAA